TCTACAGTTTTGGCTAAAGGTTTTGATCTTTTGCCTACTTGCAACATAATTGAAGAGATTTTTGGACCATGTACTTCCAAGAGCAACTGAATGAAGAGATGATGGTTCAAGCCTTTTGAAGACCTCATCCGTCGCTGTTTCTCTTAACATGTTCAGTGCCGGCCTGCTGAATATTGAGTAATGATTTTTCCTTCAGCAAGGGAAGGGACCTGAATCCAATTTTCCATTTGTAAATACCTTCTGTTCATTAGAGTTGGGTGTGTCTGCCGATAAGTGGCATCATGTCTCAGGGCGCCAGCCGTAAATCCCTTGGCACCAAAATTTTTGCTGTGTCTGATAGGAATGTTTGTTCTGAATGATGTGGTGCAAAAGCCTTTGGACTCGTGGGAAAGCTTTAATTTATGTTGTAGGCCGTAGCCGTTCTTTGTTTAATTTCATTTCATATTCCTCTGATTAGTTAATTTTCTGTAGCCTGCAGATCAGCAGTTAAGTTTTGAGCTGATCTGCAAATTTTGGTCAGGGTCTAATAATGCCTGATCCATATGCGTCTTGTACATTGTATTTGAGGCATAGTGAGCTCTATTTGAGCATTGTGTTTGGGTCCATAAAAAATCCTCTCCAATTCCAGTCCCGAGTTTTCCAGTCCCCGTATCAAAAGTGCATATTGTGGCTTTGTACCATTGAATGAATGAAGAATGTCCATATAGACCTCGGGTGGAGAATGTCTTTGGGGGCAGAAAACTTCATTATCGAACTTTTAGGCCCCTTAGGTGGGCGGTAATTCTAAGTCAATCATATGGGTACTGAAACTTGTGGCAATTTGGCTGCGTCATTCATTTGCAAGGAAAGAAATTAATCTGAAGTCTGCCGCGACCTCGAAGTCGTCGTAGGGTAGGGTAGGCTACTGCTTAATTTCGGCCCAATTAGTTGGCCAGCAGCTTGCTTGAGATCTGTCAGAGAATGAATGGATCTTTAAGAACATGGAATGGAAGTTGTATCCTtgtctttttttccttttttttttttttttttcgagacGAAAACAGTAGTATATCCTAATCTATTTTACACTAGGGGAGGAGATGGACTTAAGGAGGTCCAGAGGTAATTCGGAGGGGACTGAACCACTATCGAACAAAATGGGTGTACTACGCACCCGCCTGAATTTTTTTGAAGCAAAACCACATTTTAATGTGGCAATAACCCTTGTCTCCCACCCCACCAAGCCTTAAAGGCTTGATTGGAACTTGGAAGTCGTATCCTTGTCGATGAGCAAGCAAACGTGCAAATTGAATGAGGTTAGAAATCTGattcaattattaaattatATTCAATCAAATAAAAGATTAAAAGACGTAAAGTTTATAACCTCTGTGGATTAATatagggataatatcagaaacctccttgaggtttctcttaatatcacttggcactccctaaggtttcaaaaatatcacttatctcctttatttttgttatttgtataacaaaatttttaaaaaccctaaactactaCCCTTTCACTTGCTAATTAAAAATATTCTTAAACCATTTTGTTCACTTCAAGAGAACCATCACTTCAAAAATAATCTCTTATAGTACTAGCACATCACAATACTATACCccataaaatataaatttgaaaaataaaaaaaaatatttgaaatgaaatacacTTGCATCAATTTAATTCTATATGTTCAAAATCAATTTCttatgaatttttattttttaaacaacTTCTCAactctttttaaactattaaacTGTaccaatcattataaaaatcaactcaaaacaaacaaataaatcatactCCACTTTATCATAATCACAAAAAGTAAAAGGCacatgaaatttaatttattataatttaccaATAAAATATTGCATCGTCATCCAAAAAATATGAGTAAGAGAGAATGatagagaaaaggaaaaaagaagaaggtgacttttgtttcctttttttttttttcaatttttgagctccatttatttgatatgttGTGAATTATGTGTTAAATGAGGGTTAATATAGTCTTTTTACAATTAGtaggggaggtaagtgatatttctaaaatttcaagggtgccaagtgatattaagagaaacctcaagggaggtttctgatattatccccaTTAatatatatctcaaatttaAGTTCCATCCATTAATTGCAGAGTCggaaaaaattcttttttttttgaattctcACCCACTCCATTGGAAATTCTTCTTTCacccattcttttttttttttcagttaaaaAGTTAAAtcgattttattttatttctttctacCGTCAATACAAAAGGGGCCAGTACCCAATTTCTAACGGAGCTTTTAAACATGGTATTAAACCAACTACTTCAAGAGGAGCTGACCACCAAAAAAACATTAAAACACTACTTGGGTGTAGGTTAAGGGATCAAATCCCTTGCCCTGCATTCTAATATTTACatttttctggaaaatattTCGCCAGTTGGTGCATAGGCATCCGTTTGAACCGATAGTGGCTCACCGGGGTTCCTCTTGACTTGTTTAGGTTCCCATCTCCCTAGTGTAAAGTAGGAATTCCTCTTGACCTGTTTAGGCTCCCCTCCCCCTAGTGTAAAGTAGGATTAGTTGTAATATAAAATATATCGTGTGGacgaaaaaaatatatatattgactGGGGTTATCTTTTAAGTTCTGTTCTGCTGCTCTTTTCCTGTTACTAGTCCTTCTTCGCATTGACTTCTACTATATATAATTTTCCAAAAGATGTTTTCACGTATGAAGAAATACTTTGAATACTTTGGGTCGGCTGAATCAAACAGAGGGTGTCGGCTGGaaggaacccaaaaaaaaaggaaaaagaaaaagaaaaaagaggaccTGTGGCTGTACAGAATTCTAAAAAAAAGGAGGAGAGTTTAGAGGTTGTGAGATGATTAGTTAGTTTAAGCTAACCACTCTACAGCCGAAGGACGTTCACCAGTCACTCACCGCAATGCTTTTGGAAGTTGGGCGACGTTGCTCTGATACCCAAACAACGATTTTTTaatggatatatatatataatatttgaAGAAAGCCTTTTGTTAAGCAGAAATTCTTTAACAAAATCGAGCTGATTATGAGATAGAAAAAAGATTTCCAAGTTTTGTATTTTGTGAGATGATTTAGCGTCACAAATAATGATGCCATCATCAGGTGGAGAACATGATGAAAACCGAGCAAGCTGTTAAGAGAGGGTGATTTGTTGAGGTAATTAAAAGGGTCCATCAGTCGAGTCCAATTTTTCAGTAttctttctattttctttttcatgggGATAATATATTGGAACTTCCTTCGAGCGAtcgatttcaatttcaattagaCCAGAATATTAAATAGAGTCCTCATTGAAGTTTTTGTTCTAGTGGAACTATCAAATTATCACACGCATAGCCAAGCCCCTTATTGGCCTagcacatacatacatacatacattgtATATCCAACAACTTGTAGGAAAAATATAAATGTTTGATTAGTGATATTTGGTGGCCGCCAAAGCAGTAAgtaactctttttcttttgccatCATCTCAAGTTACAGGGGATTTTTTTCCGTACAGACTGTCGCTACGTCGTAGTGTTATGGGATGTAAACAGgacaatatatttttcaatcatctttttattttacatacattatataaatacatatatatattttttctcatATATCCAATACGCACGCCATGAGCTAAACTATTGTACCCATATTCTATGGAGATCGAGTTGGAAACTTGACCCGAAGATAACTCAGCTATTCAAGCAGTAGTTGCATGCACATAATTGCATGATTGCAAATCATGTACCCACAATCAGAaatcattttgtttttttttttggggcacaAGAAATGAGAAGAGATCAAATAGTAGTAATTAACATTTACCATTTCTAACCTTTCTTATTAGGTGTAATGATGTCCTCATTTCTCGTAATGGCTCAAATTATGATGTAGATCCGCAGCAAGACTTTTTCTTTCGTATTGCCATACAAAGCAAGAAGGCAAGCATCTTCATTTGTCCTGCTAATCAATTTACCAGATCTTTGCTCAATTCCACCTCCTATATCATAATGGCTCCACCAAATATCAGTAGTGTATATTTCCTAAAGTtcgtttcttttcctttccatGAAGTTGCGTTGATGCACAACTTTGAATGGCAATCCTTAGCATCTTTTTTAGTCATTCTTTAGCCACCACTGCCATTTTTCAACAGAACTATCtgttgttgatttttttttttttttttggggtggggaggCTCCTAGCTagtcaattaaaaaaaaaaaaaaaaaaaaaacttcccaAATCTTTTGTTATTGTTGGGCTCCAAAAAAAGCAGTTGAATTTCCATAGAATATTGCAGATGGAAAATTAGAAATCTAGAGTCTTTATGTAGAAGAATCAGTCCATAATCCATATCCGGAATTTTAGCATAAGCTGTAACTTGTTAACCATTAATTGACACTACTATATCCAGAGAAAGTATTACATACAATTCAAACCTAAAAGACCTTTCTCTATATAGCGGACACACTTGATGATGCTACTACTCTAGTATAAGATAACTATTCTATCAAATTGGGCTTAAAAATTTGCACAAAATTAAACCCAACCGAAAAGAATGAACCTAAACATTGAACCAAAACAAGAACACAGCCTCCATGAGGATATTCAATGCTCAAGAGTTCACTTCCCACAAAGCGGTCTTCAAAGTTGAAACCagtactgaaaaaaaaaaaaaaaactgcctCCTCTTTTATGACAATTACAAGTGCCCCTCAAATCCAATTGCCAAATGTACAAATTTTAAAGATTTGACTATGCAAGAGAGAGGCTGAGATGCAACAATATGGACCaagaaataataatatttttctcTATTGACTAGGAGGGATATTTCAGGAAGTTCAGATAGCAATAACGGCTGAAGATTCGGACCTTTCATGAGGGGTGACCTTGTACACAAGGACAAATCAAAGCATGCTTCAAACAACACACCACAGCAGCAGAATTTATGACTTTGGGAtgtttcatatttttatgacCTTTTCtgccttttcttcttccttttttttttttttccttacttCTGATTTTAATCAAGTTTTAGTATTTTTCTTCACACATTGAAATTtaaaacccaaaaaagaaaacgTAAAGATTTTTGGATCCTAAGATCTGTGATCCAAGAAATCTTGGCCGTTTGATTAACAACAAACGAACATTGCTCTATAAACAACACGTGCAGCCCCTGCCCcctcttttgtttgtttttcctctcacacATATTTGCTTCCATGCATGGAATTCTCCTCCCACTACAACACACAAAAACGCACAAAAACAACAATACAACTAGCATATATACTTTAGATTAGATAGGGAGAGAGAAAGAAGGGAGAAGAGGAGAGAGAAATTAGAGAGAGTCTTTGGTTTTCTGTTGCAATTGTTTATCTTGATATGGGTTGTGCTATGTTTGTTCATGTTTTCATGGCCGAGTCTGACCCCATCTTTTCaaagatttgatttttatttcttttttacctTGAGTTCTTGAAAATATTTTGCAACATTTAAGTAAAAAGGGTTCTTAAATTTCTGCACATGCGAGAAAGATTACATGAATAAGGAATTTAAAGAGTCTTCCTTTTCTTATTGGCTCCCTGATCTTTCACTTCCCCATAAACTGTCACTTCTCTGACCAGTTTTAATCCTATTCGTATGACTTGTGCGATTGTACCAAGTTAAAGTCCTTTTGATCTGTGCTCAACCCCACCTGCCAGATTTGAGCTTTTCTCAACTTTTGGTTCTTCCTTTGATCTGGGATTTTTGGCCGTTTATCTTTTGGACTGGTTCTTTGATGGGACGAGATCAAGAAATGCAGCATTTTGGCTCTGCGGTTTGAGCTTTCTGATTGTTCATTGACCTTGCTCTGATTGTTGGGtatttttggttttggtttttgGAATTGTCGAATTAGTCGAATTCACTTATTCACATACTCCATGGAAGATCAGGAATCGAGGTTCGTGTGCAAATGGTGTAATAAGAAGTACCCTTGTGGGAAATCACTAGGAGGGCACATGAGGTCTCATATCATGGCAATTTCAGCTGAATCAGAGATAAAGGATGAGCCCAACATGAAAAAGTTGCTGTCTTTGAATGGCGGTGAAAAGAGTTTCGATAGAGAGCCAAAGGTTGTTGAACTTGGAGGAGGGGGGCATGCTGGTTCTGGTTATGGACTTAGGGAGAATCCAAAGAAAACATTCAAGGCTGTTGATGCTAACTTCCCTTTGCCTCAAGAGAAGGTCTGCAAGCAATGTGGTAAAGGGTTTCAATCTTTGAAAGCATTATGTGGACACATGGCTTGTCACTCTGATAAAGACAGGGGGGGTTTGAAAGATGATCATTCATGGACAAGTGAGAATCAGAAGCTAGTGATGGATAGTCATTCAGATACTGAAGCTGAGGAGAGACAGCTGAGGAATAGATCGAAGAATAAGAGGTACAAAAGAATAATTATTAAGTCGTCTTCTTTTTCCTTGGCTAATGGTTCATCTTCTGTTTCTGAGATTGATGAGCAAGAACAAGAGGAAGTAGCTATGTGTTTGATGATGTTGTCTAGGGATTCTGGTAATTGGGGTGGGGTGAATTCAGTTGTAGAGTCTTCTGACAACAATTCAGTTGTTTTGGAAACTAAATCGTCTTCAATTGATATGAGAATTGGTAGAATGGAAGGTTTGAAGTTTGTGCACAGTCCAGAGGATGACACTCCTCAAACAAAGCCCAGGAGCTTAAAAAAATCTAGCGGTTTGGATGCTGAGCTTGTTTTTGAGCAGGAGAACTCTGATTCTGGTTACTTTTTAGAGGAAGTTGTGAAGCTTGAATCAGATGCTTCTGTCGATGGATTTCACAGGAAGTGTGGTTTCTTCAAAAGCAGTAAGCCTAAAGCGAGTGTAGGAGCTAGGTGCGAGGAGACTCTTGCTGAAATTAAAAGGGGCTTTAGCAAAATAAAGAGTTATAAAGCAGAACTAAGGAAGGAAATGAGCAGGGAAAACGAACATGATTCTGGAGTAATTTCAAAGATGGGGAAGTAcgaagcaa
This portion of the Coffea eugenioides isolate CCC68of chromosome 11, Ceug_1.0, whole genome shotgun sequence genome encodes:
- the LOC113752636 gene encoding uncharacterized protein LOC113752636, translated to MEDQESRFVCKWCNKKYPCGKSLGGHMRSHIMAISAESEIKDEPNMKKLLSLNGGEKSFDREPKVVELGGGGHAGSGYGLRENPKKTFKAVDANFPLPQEKVCKQCGKGFQSLKALCGHMACHSDKDRGGLKDDHSWTSENQKLVMDSHSDTEAEERQLRNRSKNKRYKRIIIKSSSFSLANGSSSVSEIDEQEQEEVAMCLMMLSRDSGNWGGVNSVVESSDNNSVVLETKSSSIDMRIGRMEGLKFVHSPEDDTPQTKPRSLKKSSGLDAELVFEQENSDSGYFLEEVVKLESDASVDGFHRKCGFFKSSKPKASVGARCEETLAEIKRGFSKIKSYKAELRKEMSRENEHDSGVISKMGKYEARNKSKDSSDNLELVNESHRKARHGSSDADQSKNAYKRSKYECLNCKKTFKSYQALGGHRPCHKRCNAYLESRYETGENSLDGDDTPNDIPSTKLRESSSNRNASAKNLYHNAEKKVKSKKTKGLECPFCHRIFKNGQALGGHKRSHFIGGGSAVVERSTQTPTFKTDGPELLDLNLPAPLEDENDGQFISW